The DNA segment CAGTTCATTTTTAGTTATAACAACAGTCTCGTTGATATTCAGTCGGGATTTCTGGGATATATTCACCCTGTAGGTCCGGAGCGGAAACTTCTGGTCTATATCAACTATCTTAATTACGGCGATTTTATTCGGACGAACAGCAACGGTGATGAAGAAGGGACTTTTTCCGGCAGCGATATCCTCTTTGCCGCCGGTTATGCGATGAAAGTCAAAGAGGACCTTCAGGCCGGCGGTGTGGCGAAACTTATCTATGAAAAGATTGATTCCTATTCGGCGGTGGGGGTAGCGGTTGACCTTGCCATGAAATGGCGGCTGGAAAGAAGCAATGCCGATTTTGGTCTGATGGTGCAGAATCTGGGATTGCAGGCGACAACCTTTGTTGACGGCGGAAATAAAGAATCATTGCCGCTGACCATAAGGGGCGGCTATTCCAGCCGGTTGCGGGGACTCCCCCTGCTGGTTGCCGCCGACCTGGTCTATCCGACCGACAATGACCTGTATCTGGCATTGGGGCTGGAGCTACTCAATTTAAAACCGTTGTATCTTAGGCTGGGATGGACCAGTCTCGGCTCCAATTATAAGACCGATTCCGATAAGGATGACCTCGCCGGCTTTGCCGCCGGTTTCGGGTTCGACTACCGTCGGATGCAGCTGTCGTACACCATAACACCGCAAGCCGAATTGGGGACAAGCCATCGGGTAACATTAACCGGAGCCTTTTAAGGGGAAACAGGTGGCAACATATAAATCGTTAGTTTCGCTCATGATAGTCGCCCTGTTGCTATGCGGGGCGGGCTGCTCCAACAAACAACCCAGCGACCCCAAGGATGCCGTGATTAAGCTGTTTGGAGCCATGGAGCGGAACGACCAGGGAGCGATTGCCCATCTTCTGGACCTTCCGGCTCTAATGGGGAATCGCGATGGGGATTACGCATTGCAGACGGCAACGCCGCGGGTTTTTCGCAATCCGGTCGATATTCTGGAGGATTTGACCGGTGACGGTCTCACTAAGAAGCGGTGGTTTGCGATGCAGCGGGTAATCGGGGCGGCGGAGATTTTTGGCGATTCCGCCAAGGTCGAAGTGTCATTCATCGATAAGAGCACCAATACCCAGTACTACAATAAATTCGGATTGCACCGGATAAACGGCCGGTGGAAAATCTATGCGTTTAAGACGCTCAACCCGGCCGGACAATAAACCGTACATCTAAATTTCTTACACTTAAGACATCGGGGAATATGCGGGTATGCAGAAGGGCAAAATAAAGTCCATAGAGCGGGCATCGGGGTATGGATTTATCACCTCGGAAGAAGGGGCGCAGATATTCTTTCACCAGCGCTGGTTGCGCAATGTGAAGTTCAGCGAGTTGAAAGAAGGCGATGAAGTGGTATTCGAAGTGAATCAGGGACCGCGGGGTCTGCGCGCTCATCGGCTGACCCTGGCCGGGGCGGAAAAAAAGCCCGAGAAAATCCGTCCTGTTGACCGCCTTTTCAAAGACTGATTTCAATATAAAAAGAGAAGCCTACCGGTCATTTCCGCGGGGATAGAGGGGGAGATCCCCGGCAGTTATAATTGACTCAGGTAAGGCTTCAAGTTGAATCTAATAGACCCTCCGCAAACTGTCAAGACTATTTCTTGGCGGCGCCAATTATTGCTCCGCAAGCCGCCCTATCCGATTTTAGGCTTGACATATCAGCTTCAGAGTCATTAAATTGCGAAATCAATATAACCTTGAGAACCGGCGGGAGATAGAGCCTTCCGGCACTGGTAATATGAACAGAGAGAAAAAGATACAACCGGAAGGATGGAACTTGCCTCACAGAGAGATTGTCAACAGTCTGTGAGGATTTTTTTTGCCCGCGAGAACAACGGATGCGATTAACGACCGCTCTTTTTTTAACCTCAATCCTCATATTTTCTGCCGTCACGGCGCAGGAGACAGATTCCTCCCTGACCGTCGATTCGGCATTTATCGCCCCGCCGGAAGTCACTCCGGTGATGGTCAAGAATCTGACCGCCCGCGACAACCCGAATGATGCCGGCGGCTCGATACTAATAAAATGGGACTTATCAGTGGATGATATCGAAGGGGGAAAGATTACGCATTATCAGATTCTTCGCGCCGAGACCAGACAGGGAGAATTCGAGGAGGTGGGGGAGGTGCCCTCCGGTAATAGTCAATTTATAGATAACCGGGCTGACCGGGGTAAAGAGTACTATTATAAAGTGGCGGCAGTCAATCAGCGAAAATTGGATGGAAAATTACTCTGGCAGGTGCGCTCTGAGTCAGACCTGGCAGGACCGGTCAGAGCGACCGCCCAGTGGTTCGATATGAGACGTCTCAATGTCTTTGTCGGCATGATAATACTCTGCGGCTTGATAATATTCTATATTAATCGCGCCAAATCCGGCAGAGCGATTTTCATTCGTAAAATTGCCGGATTGGACGCCGTTGATGAGGCGGTGGGGCGCGCCACGGAGATGGGGAAAAAGATATTCTTCATTCCCGGCATATCCGATATGGATAATGTTCAGACCTTAGCCGGAATAACTATTCTGGGTAAAGTGGCGCAGATGGCGGCGGAATATGAAACCTGGATAGAGGTTCCGGTGAGCCGTTCCCTGGTAATGGTGGCGGCAAAAGAGATAGTAAAAGAAGCCTATGTCAAAGCGGGGCGACCCGACGCCTTTCATGAAGACCAGGTGCATTACCTGACTGATGACCAGTTTGGATATGCGGCCGCGATTGACGGTATGTTTATTCGGGAAAAACCTGCAACCGTGTTCTTTCTGGGAAATTTCTACGCCGAGTCGCTCATTCTATCGGAGACCGGCAATTCTATCGGAGCCATACAGATTGCCGGCACCGGTCAACAGACCCAGCTGCCCTTTTTTGTCGCGGCCTGCGACTATACTCTTATCGGCGAAGAGCTTTTTGCGGCATCGGCATATCTTTCCCGCGAGCCGAAACTGCTCGGCTCTCTGAAAGGACAGGATATGGGGAAGGCAATTATCCTGCTGGCGCTGCTGGTAGGGATAATCCTGGAGTCCTTTAATATCTTCCAGCTGTCACAATTCTTCTCGGTGATTGAGTAGGAGACAAGGAAAGTTTCATGAGACGCGAGATACCGCTTTTAATAACGGCCATTGTGGGAATCTTTTTTGTGCTGCAGTACTTTATTCCGCATCCGCCGTTCAATCGCCTGAACGGATGGTTTTCCGACTGGTTTTCGATTATCGGAGCCTGCGCCATCTGGCTGGGGGCGTTGAACCTTATTCGGATCTCGGCCGACAAGATTTATCGCCAGCGCTCCGACTGGGGATTCAGCGTCGTTATCATTCTTTCCTTCCTGCTTATAGTTGTAATAGGATTTACTGAAGGGCGGGATTTCCGCAATCCCGGTTCTGGATTTGACTGGTTATATAATTTTATCTACACCCCGCTGTCGGCGACCATGTTTGCGCTCTTGG comes from the Candidatus Zixiibacteriota bacterium genome and includes:
- a CDS encoding cold shock domain-containing protein, with the protein product MQKGKIKSIERASGYGFITSEEGAQIFFHQRWLRNVKFSELKEGDEVVFEVNQGPRGLRAHRLTLAGAEKKPEKIRPVDRLFKD
- a CDS encoding PorV/PorQ family protein, which codes for MTIRKALLLGLALVVLFPAYQAYAGLSNSNAGTTVFNFLKIESAARPTAMGGAFTGLSDDPAALYYNPAGTAMLSGRQFIFSYNNSLVDIQSGFLGYIHPVGPERKLLVYINYLNYGDFIRTNSNGDEEGTFSGSDILFAAGYAMKVKEDLQAGGVAKLIYEKIDSYSAVGVAVDLAMKWRLERSNADFGLMVQNLGLQATTFVDGGNKESLPLTIRGGYSSRLRGLPLLVAADLVYPTDNDLYLALGLELLNLKPLYLRLGWTSLGSNYKTDSDKDDLAGFAAGFGFDYRRMQLSYTITPQAELGTSHRVTLTGAF
- a CDS encoding fibronectin type III domain-containing protein, whose amino-acid sequence is MRLTTALFLTSILIFSAVTAQETDSSLTVDSAFIAPPEVTPVMVKNLTARDNPNDAGGSILIKWDLSVDDIEGGKITHYQILRAETRQGEFEEVGEVPSGNSQFIDNRADRGKEYYYKVAAVNQRKLDGKLLWQVRSESDLAGPVRATAQWFDMRRLNVFVGMIILCGLIIFYINRAKSGRAIFIRKIAGLDAVDEAVGRATEMGKKIFFIPGISDMDNVQTLAGITILGKVAQMAAEYETWIEVPVSRSLVMVAAKEIVKEAYVKAGRPDAFHEDQVHYLTDDQFGYAAAIDGMFIREKPATVFFLGNFYAESLILSETGNSIGAIQIAGTGQQTQLPFFVAACDYTLIGEELFAASAYLSREPKLLGSLKGQDMGKAIILLALLVGIILESFNIFQLSQFFSVIE